The following are encoded in a window of Candidatus Limnocylindrales bacterium genomic DNA:
- a CDS encoding ABC transporter permease — protein sequence MIKIKTKRIFNQVPKSSRITIPSEKTSLGQDCKEILAHRQIIKNFVGRDLKIKYQRSILGFFWTLLNPLLMVVIYTLVFSKILQFNIPFYPIFILSGLLPWNFFSQSLSMGSRSITDNSGLINQVSFPLEILTLSTILSILVDFIVELGLLMGILFIMDWNLSPAMLFLPILIVIEFILILGISLILATLNVFFRDVQHIISILLTAWFFLTPIFYTFESVPPPYRPLYKLNPMAGIIAAFRDILYYDRFPALDFLIYPGIVSLVTFLAGYLIFKGFKGVFPEEA from the coding sequence ATGATAAAAATAAAAACTAAAAGAATTTTTAACCAGGTTCCAAAGTCCAGTCGGATTACCATCCCATCTGAAAAAACAAGCCTGGGGCAGGATTGCAAGGAAATTCTGGCCCATCGACAGATTATTAAAAATTTTGTGGGTCGGGACCTTAAAATTAAATACCAAAGATCCATTTTGGGTTTCTTCTGGACCTTACTTAACCCTTTATTAATGGTGGTTATCTATACCCTGGTCTTTTCAAAAATCCTTCAATTTAACATCCCTTTTTATCCGATTTTTATTTTAAGCGGTCTTTTGCCCTGGAATTTCTTTTCTCAATCCCTATCCATGGGTTCTAGATCTATAACAGATAATTCGGGTCTCATCAACCAGGTTTCTTTCCCCCTCGAAATCCTGACCCTCAGTACCATTTTATCTATCCTTGTGGATTTTATTGTGGAATTAGGACTCCTGATGGGTATCCTTTTCATTATGGATTGGAATTTAAGTCCTGCCATGTTATTCTTACCGATTCTGATCGTTATAGAATTTATCCTAATTCTGGGTATCTCGTTGATACTGGCCACTTTAAATGTGTTTTTTAGAGATGTTCAGCATATTATTTCCATCTTGTTGACCGCCTGGTTCTTCCTGACCCCTATATTCTATACCTTTGAATCGGTTCCACCTCCGTACAGGCCTCTTTATAAGTTAAATCCCATGGCGGGGATTATTGCCGCCTTCAGGGATATTCTCTACTATGATCGCTTCCCCGCGCTCGATTTTCTAATTTATCCGGGTATCGTGTCGCTGGTGACCTTCCTGGCCGGTTATTTGATTTTTAAAGGTTTCAAAGGAGTTTTTCCCGAAGAAGCTTAA